ATTCATTAATCATTTTAGGCTTAGGGATTTCAAATGCGATGGTTGCGTTATCAGGTGCGTTAATCGCACAGTATACAAAATTCGCAGATGTTGGCTTAGGGATCGGGATGATTGTCGTTGGGTTAGCTTCGGTCATTATTGGTGAAGCGATTTTTGGTACAAAATCAATTGTCCGTGTCACATTTGCGGTCATCGCGGGGGCCATTATTTATCGTATGATTTATGCACTAGCACTACGCGTGGACTGGTTAGATTCTGGGGACATGAAGCTGATTACAGCTGTAATTGTAATTTTAGCGTTAGTCATCCCGCAAATTGTGAGTAAATATAAAGAGAAAAAACGTAGAGCGCGTCGTTTAGAAGAACGTATGGCCGCGCAACATGCAAAACTTGAAATCGAGCAGGGAGGGAAGAACCTTGCTTAAATTAGATGGCATTAACAAAGTATTTAACGAAGGTACACCAGATGAAAAAATCGCATTAGATAATATTAATCTGCATTTAGCAGCGGGTGATTTCGTTACGATTATCGGGAGTAATGGTGCGGGGAAATCAACGATGATGAACATGGTTTCAGGTGCATTAACACCAGATTTCGGTTCGGTCATCATTGATAGCAATGACTTAACACGCTTACCAGAACATAAGCGCGCGGTGCATATTGGCCGTGTGTTCCAAGATCCAATGGCTGGTACCGCACCGACGATGACAATTGAAGAAAATTTAGCAATCGCCTATTCACGGAATGCCAAGCGTAGTTTACGTTTTGGCGTCGATAAAAAGCGTCGTGAATTTTTCAAAACGTCACTGGAAAAACTGCATTTAAATTTAGAAAACCGTTTATCCGCGAAAGTTGGTTTACTATCAGGTGGGGAACGACAGGCACTGAGCTTACTAATGGCAACGTTTACGAAGCCGTCGATTCTACTACTGGATGAGCATACTGCTGCACTGGATCCGTCACGTGCCGAGCTAATTACGAATTTAACAAAAGAACTTGTTGAAGAAAGTAAGTTAACAACACTGATGGTCACACATAATATGCAGCAAGCCCTGGATCTAGGGAACCGTTTGATTATGATGGATAAAGGGCAGATCATTTTAGAGGTAGAAGCAGACCGCAAGCCACATTTAACGATTCCTGATCTAATGCTGGAATTCGAACATATCCGCGGTGAAAAAATGAACTCAGATCGTGCATTATTAGGATAACCGAAAACGCTAACCCGTCGTCTTGAACGACAGGTTAGCTTTTTTTGTATGCGCATTTACACAAAAAACCGCTACTGTAAAAAGTAGCGGTTAGCGATTAAACAAGCAGCGCAAACAACGTGCTGTCTTTATTCACTTCTTTATATTCAAACCCATTCGCAAGCATGCGTTCCATTAAGCCGGCGCGGTCATTAGGGTGACCAATTTCAATACCGACAAGTGCAGGACCGCTTTCTTTGTTATTTTTCTTCGTATACTCAAACGTTGTAATATCATCATTTGGTCCAAGTACTTCTGTTAGGAACTGACGCAGTGCACCAGAACGCTGCGGGAAGCTGACGATAAAGTAATGTAGTAAGCCTTCATAAATAAGTGAGCGTTCCTTAATTTCTTGCATGCGTCCGATATCGTTATTACCACCAGAAATAATGACAACGACTGATTTTCCACGGATTTGTTCGGCATAAAAATCAAGTGCCGCCACCGATAATGCCCCAGCAGGTTCTGCGATAATCGCATGTTTATTATATAAATCTAAAATCGTTGTACATACTTTGCCTTCAGGAACAGCTACGATGTCGTCTAAATACGTGCGGCATACTTGGTACGTATCATTGCCTACGCATTTAACAGCTGCGCCATCGACGAATTTATCAATCCAATCGAGGGCAACCGGGCCTTCATGATCGAAAGCAGACTTCATACTCGACGCACCAGCTGGTTCTACGCCAATGACCTTACTCGTTGGAGATAAATTCT
The sequence above is a segment of the Solibacillus sp. FSL H8-0523 genome. Coding sequences within it:
- the ilvA gene encoding threonine ammonia-lyase IlvA translates to MEVAQPKTIAVENVLIAHHFLKDVVVHTPLQLNDYLSEKYGAKIYFKREDLQHVRSFKLRGAYYKIKKIEDDARASGVVCASAGNHAQGVAYACAKLEIQATIFMPKTTPKQKIDQVRMFGRNFVEIVLAGDTFDDSAKSAIAYCEEENRIFIHPFDDYDVMAGQGTVAVEIMNDIEEPIDYIFGSIGGGGLMSGVSAYVKNLSPTSKVIGVEPAGASSMKSAFDHEGPVALDWIDKFVDGAAVKCVGNDTYQVCRTYLDDIVAVPEGKVCTTILDLYNKHAIIAEPAGALSVAALDFYAEQIRGKSVVVIISGGNNDIGRMQEIKERSLIYEGLLHYFIVSFPQRSGALRQFLTEVLGPNDDITTFEYTKKNNKESGPALVGIEIGHPNDRAGLMERMLANGFEYKEVNKDSTLFALLV
- a CDS encoding ABC transporter ATP-binding protein; translated protein: MLKLDGINKVFNEGTPDEKIALDNINLHLAAGDFVTIIGSNGAGKSTMMNMVSGALTPDFGSVIIDSNDLTRLPEHKRAVHIGRVFQDPMAGTAPTMTIEENLAIAYSRNAKRSLRFGVDKKRREFFKTSLEKLHLNLENRLSAKVGLLSGGERQALSLLMATFTKPSILLLDEHTAALDPSRAELITNLTKELVEESKLTTLMVTHNMQQALDLGNRLIMMDKGQIILEVEADRKPHLTIPDLMLEFEHIRGEKMNSDRALLG